The following coding sequences are from one Streptomyces angustmyceticus window:
- a CDS encoding ATP-binding protein: MQRKVRHADLKAVGEVRRELRQLLSRWASPGDGELAEVATLLTSELVTNALVHAEGGAVVTARVGDRLRVEVRDFVPGRPEPRAPTTDGTSGRGLMLVRSLADAWGIRTESLGKSVWFELGGGPA, encoded by the coding sequence CTGCAGCGCAAGGTGCGGCATGCGGATCTGAAAGCGGTCGGCGAGGTGCGCAGGGAGCTGCGCCAGCTGCTCAGCCGCTGGGCGTCGCCGGGGGACGGCGAGCTCGCGGAGGTCGCGACGCTGCTCACCAGCGAGCTGGTCACCAACGCCCTGGTCCATGCGGAGGGCGGCGCCGTCGTCACGGCCAGGGTCGGCGACCGGCTGCGGGTGGAGGTCAGGGACTTCGTCCCCGGCCGCCCCGAGCCGCGCGCGCCGACGACCGACGGGACCTCCGGCAGGGGACTGATGCTGGTGCGCTCCTTAGCCGACGCCTGGGGCATACGCACCGAAAGCCTCGGCAAGAGCGTGTGGTTCGAACTGGGCGGCGGACCGGCCTGA
- a CDS encoding alpha-mannosidase — MHDDRLLVEGRLERALGQFIRPARYAARVPLRLAVWHAPAIGGSPARGESGTGETVPVGEALRAAYEPFALGESWGPPWSTSWFRLAGEVPREWAGRRVEAVIDPGFTGDGPGFQAEGLVYDAEGVPVKGIHPRNRHVPVGAPAVGGEEVRLLLEAAANPAVLRDFRPTGLGDVRTAPRRPLYRFASADLAVLDETVWQLVLDIEVLSELMHELPADGSRRHEILRALEDMLDALDLHDVGATAAAGRDALADVLGRPAAASAHRVSATGHAHIDSAWLWPLRETVRKASRTFANVTQLAQEYPEVVFACSQAQQYAWVKEHQPHIWERIKEAVRSGNWAPVGSMWVESDANMPGGEALARQLVHGKRFFLEELGVETEEVWLPDSFGYTAAFPQLARLAGAKWFLTQKLSWNQTDKMPHHTFWWEGIDGTRVFTHFPPVDTYNSRLAAPELAHAERNFADKGRATRSLVPFGWGDGGGGPTREMLERARRLRSLEGSPRVAIEPPARFFEAAQAEYGAAAPVWSGELYLQFHRGTYTSQAKTKQGNRRSEHLLREAELWATTAAVRTGGGYAYPYDALDRLWKTVLLHQFHDILPGSSIAWVHREARDTYAAVAAELTGIIETALGALAGGEPAAAGVPTVFNASPYDRDEVVALPESGAGGPTEAAVHVPALGSAAVRPAAPDSATPPPPPVRADTGTGDTVTLDNGLLRVVVDADGLLASVRDLHAGREVLAPGARGNLLQLHPDHPNQYDAWDLDRHYRRRHTDLTDAESVELAAAGPLSATVRVTRAFGASRITQELTLRAGSPRLDIACDIDWHESEKVLKAAFALDVHAERSTSEVQFGHVHRPTHTNTSWDAARFEICAHRWLRVAEPGYGVALLNDSTYGHDVTRTPHPEGLGTTVRLTLLRAPHSPDPETDQGGHRLRYALLPGAGTGEAVAEGLALNLPLRTATAPPVPPLIRVDHPAVTVESVKLAEDRSGDVVVRLYESQGGRASGLLSPGFPVARVTVTDLLERPLHEEESGPTSDVAVELRPFQILTLRLRPQHPPGS, encoded by the coding sequence GTGCACGACGACCGACTGCTGGTGGAGGGGCGCCTGGAGCGAGCGCTGGGGCAGTTCATCCGGCCCGCGCGGTACGCGGCGCGGGTGCCGCTGCGGCTGGCCGTCTGGCACGCGCCGGCAATCGGGGGATCCCCTGCGCGCGGGGAATCGGGAACCGGGGAAACGGTGCCGGTGGGCGAGGCGCTGCGGGCCGCGTACGAGCCGTTCGCGCTCGGCGAGTCCTGGGGGCCGCCGTGGTCCACGAGCTGGTTCCGGCTGGCGGGCGAGGTGCCGCGGGAGTGGGCGGGGCGGCGGGTGGAGGCCGTCATCGACCCCGGCTTCACCGGTGACGGGCCCGGGTTCCAGGCCGAGGGCCTCGTCTACGACGCCGAGGGCGTACCGGTCAAGGGGATCCATCCGCGCAACCGGCACGTCCCCGTGGGCGCGCCGGCGGTCGGCGGCGAGGAGGTCCGTCTGCTGCTGGAGGCCGCCGCGAACCCGGCGGTGCTGCGGGACTTCCGCCCCACCGGCCTCGGCGATGTGCGCACCGCTCCGCGCCGGCCGCTGTACCGCTTCGCCTCGGCGGACCTCGCGGTGCTCGACGAGACGGTGTGGCAGCTGGTCCTGGACATCGAGGTGCTGTCGGAGCTGATGCACGAGCTGCCCGCCGACGGCTCGCGCCGGCACGAGATCCTGCGGGCCCTGGAGGACATGCTCGACGCGCTCGACCTGCACGACGTCGGTGCCACCGCGGCCGCGGGGCGGGACGCGCTGGCGGACGTCCTGGGCCGCCCGGCCGCGGCCAGCGCCCATCGCGTCTCGGCCACCGGGCACGCCCATATCGACTCCGCCTGGCTGTGGCCGCTGCGCGAGACGGTGCGCAAGGCGTCCCGCACCTTCGCCAATGTCACCCAGCTGGCCCAGGAGTACCCGGAGGTGGTGTTCGCCTGCTCGCAGGCGCAGCAGTACGCCTGGGTCAAGGAGCACCAGCCGCACATCTGGGAGCGCATCAAGGAGGCCGTACGGAGCGGCAACTGGGCGCCGGTGGGCTCGATGTGGGTGGAGTCGGACGCCAACATGCCCGGCGGCGAGGCACTGGCCCGGCAGCTGGTGCACGGAAAGCGCTTCTTCCTGGAGGAGCTGGGCGTGGAGACCGAGGAGGTCTGGCTGCCGGACTCCTTCGGCTACACCGCCGCCTTCCCGCAGCTGGCGCGACTGGCCGGCGCGAAGTGGTTCCTCACCCAGAAGCTGTCGTGGAACCAGACCGACAAGATGCCGCACCACACCTTCTGGTGGGAGGGCATCGACGGCACCCGCGTCTTCACCCACTTCCCGCCGGTCGACACCTACAACTCCCGGCTGGCCGCGCCCGAACTCGCCCACGCCGAGCGCAACTTCGCCGACAAGGGCCGCGCCACCCGCTCCCTGGTGCCGTTCGGCTGGGGCGACGGCGGGGGCGGCCCGACCCGCGAGATGCTGGAGCGGGCCCGCCGGCTGCGCTCCCTGGAGGGCTCGCCGCGCGTCGCGATCGAGCCGCCGGCCCGGTTCTTCGAGGCCGCCCAGGCGGAGTACGGGGCGGCGGCGCCGGTCTGGTCCGGTGAGCTGTACCTCCAGTTCCACCGCGGCACCTACACCTCACAGGCGAAGACCAAGCAGGGCAACCGGCGCAGCGAACACCTGCTGCGCGAGGCCGAGTTGTGGGCCACCACGGCGGCGGTGCGGACGGGCGGCGGCTACGCCTACCCGTACGACGCCCTCGACCGCCTCTGGAAGACCGTGCTGCTGCACCAGTTCCACGACATCCTGCCCGGGTCGTCCATCGCCTGGGTCCACCGCGAGGCCCGTGACACGTACGCGGCGGTCGCGGCCGAGCTGACCGGGATCATCGAGACGGCGCTCGGGGCGCTGGCGGGCGGGGAGCCGGCGGCGGCCGGGGTGCCGACGGTGTTCAACGCCTCGCCCTACGACCGGGACGAGGTCGTGGCGCTGCCGGAGTCCGGGGCGGGCGGGCCCACCGAGGCCGCGGTGCACGTCCCGGCGCTGGGCTCGGCCGCGGTCCGCCCGGCCGCCCCGGACAGCGCCACCCCGCCGCCCCCGCCCGTACGGGCGGACACCGGCACCGGGGACACCGTCACGCTCGACAACGGGCTGCTGCGGGTGGTCGTCGACGCCGACGGCCTGCTGGCGTCGGTGCGTGATCTGCACGCCGGGCGGGAGGTGCTGGCGCCGGGCGCCCGCGGCAATCTGCTGCAACTGCACCCCGACCACCCCAACCAGTACGACGCCTGGGACCTCGACCGGCACTACCGCCGCCGGCACACCGATCTGACCGACGCCGAGTCCGTCGAGCTGGCCGCGGCCGGGCCGCTGTCCGCGACGGTCCGGGTGACCAGGGCGTTCGGCGCGTCCCGGATCACCCAGGAGCTGACCCTGCGGGCGGGCTCGCCCCGCCTCGACATCGCCTGCGACATCGACTGGCACGAGTCGGAGAAGGTCCTCAAGGCCGCCTTCGCGCTGGACGTGCACGCCGAGCGGTCCACCTCCGAGGTGCAGTTCGGGCACGTCCACCGCCCCACCCACACCAACACCAGCTGGGACGCGGCCCGTTTCGAGATCTGCGCGCACCGCTGGCTGCGGGTCGCCGAGCCCGGCTACGGGGTCGCCCTGCTCAACGACTCCACCTACGGCCACGACGTCACCCGCACCCCGCACCCCGAGGGCCTGGGCACGACGGTCCGGCTGACCCTGCTGCGCGCCCCGCACAGCCCCGACCCCGAGACCGACCAGGGCGGTCACCGTTTGCGCTACGCCCTGCTGCCGGGCGCCGGGACCGGCGAGGCGGTCGCCGAGGGGCTGGCGCTCAACCTGCCCCTGCGGACCGCCACCGCGCCGCCCGTCCCGCCACTGATCCGCGTCGACCACCCGGCCGTGACCGTCGAGTCGGTCAAGCTCGCCGAGGACCGCAGCGGCGATGTGGTGGTGCGGCTCTACGAGTCGCAGGGCGGCCGGGCGAGCGGCCTGCTCTCCCCCGGCTTCCCGGTCGCCCGGGTCACCGTGACCGACCTGCTGGAGCGGCCGTTGCACGAGGAGGAGAGCGGGCCGACCTCGGATGTGGCGGTGGAGCTGCGTCCGTTCCAGATCCTGACGCTCCGGCTGCGGCCGCAGCACCCGCCGGGGAGCTGA
- a CDS encoding pyruvate dehydrogenase, producing the protein MAKQTVAEQFVDILVRAGVRRLYGVVGDSLNPVVDAIRRNSAIDWIQVRHEEVAAFAAGAEAQLTGSLAACAGSCGPGNLHLINGLYDAHRSMAPVLALASHIPSSEIGTSYFQETHPDRLFVECSHYSELISSTKQMPRVLQTAIQHAIGQRGVSVVSLPGDIAAEQAPERTVEHALVTTRPSVRPGDVEIDTLARMINEADKVTLFCGSGTAGAHAEVMEFAERVKSPVGHALRGKEWIQYDNPYDVGMSGLLGYGAAYEATHECDLLILLGTDFPYEAFLPDDVTIVQVDVRPEHLGRRSKLDLAVWGDVRETLRGVMPKVNPKTDRRFLDRMLKKHADALEGVVKAYTRKVEKHLPIHPEYVASVLDEEADDDAVFTVDTGMCNVWAARYLTPNGRRRVIGSFSHGSMANALPQAIGAQFIDRGRQVVSMSGDGGFSMLMGDFLTLVQYDLPVKVVLFNNSSLGMVELEMLVSGLPSYGTGNKNPDFAAIARAAGAHGIRVEKPKHLRGALREAFKHKGPALVDVVTDPNALSIPPKISAEMVSGFALSAGKIVLDGGVGRMLQMARSNLRNVPRI; encoded by the coding sequence ATGGCGAAGCAGACCGTGGCCGAGCAGTTCGTGGACATCCTCGTGCGCGCGGGGGTGCGCCGGCTCTACGGGGTCGTCGGCGACAGCCTCAACCCGGTGGTGGACGCCATCCGCCGCAACTCCGCGATCGACTGGATCCAGGTCCGCCACGAAGAGGTCGCCGCGTTCGCCGCCGGGGCGGAGGCGCAGCTCACCGGCTCGCTGGCGGCCTGCGCCGGCTCCTGCGGCCCCGGCAACCTGCACTTGATCAACGGCCTCTACGACGCCCACCGCTCCATGGCCCCGGTCCTCGCCCTGGCCTCCCACATCCCCTCCAGCGAGATCGGCACCAGCTACTTCCAGGAGACCCACCCGGACCGGCTGTTCGTCGAGTGCAGCCACTACAGCGAACTGATCTCCAGCACCAAGCAGATGCCGCGGGTGCTGCAGACCGCGATCCAGCACGCCATCGGGCAGCGCGGGGTCTCGGTCGTCTCCCTCCCCGGCGACATCGCCGCCGAGCAGGCGCCCGAGCGCACCGTCGAACACGCCCTGGTCACCACGCGCCCGTCGGTCCGCCCCGGGGACGTCGAGATCGACACGCTGGCCCGGATGATCAACGAGGCCGACAAGGTCACGCTGTTCTGCGGCAGCGGCACGGCGGGGGCGCACGCCGAGGTCATGGAGTTCGCCGAGCGGGTGAAGTCCCCGGTCGGGCACGCACTGCGCGGCAAGGAATGGATCCAGTACGACAACCCCTACGACGTCGGCATGAGCGGACTGCTCGGCTACGGCGCGGCGTACGAGGCCACCCACGAGTGCGACCTGCTGATCCTGCTCGGCACGGACTTCCCGTACGAGGCGTTCCTGCCCGACGACGTCACGATCGTGCAGGTCGACGTCCGGCCCGAACACCTCGGCCGCCGCTCCAAACTCGACCTGGCCGTCTGGGGCGACGTCCGCGAGACGCTGCGCGGCGTGATGCCCAAGGTGAATCCGAAGACGGACCGCAGGTTCCTGGACCGGATGCTGAAGAAGCACGCCGACGCCCTGGAGGGCGTGGTCAAGGCCTACACCCGCAAGGTCGAGAAGCACCTGCCGATCCACCCCGAGTACGTGGCCTCGGTCCTGGACGAGGAGGCCGACGACGACGCGGTCTTCACCGTCGACACCGGCATGTGCAACGTCTGGGCGGCCCGCTACCTCACCCCCAACGGCCGCCGCCGGGTGATCGGTTCGTTCAGTCACGGCTCGATGGCCAACGCGCTGCCGCAGGCGATCGGCGCCCAGTTCATCGACCGCGGACGCCAGGTCGTCTCGATGTCGGGCGACGGCGGGTTCTCCATGCTGATGGGCGACTTCCTCACCCTGGTCCAGTACGACCTGCCGGTGAAGGTGGTGCTGTTCAACAACTCCTCGCTGGGCATGGTGGAGCTGGAGATGCTGGTCTCCGGCCTGCCCTCGTACGGCACCGGCAACAAGAACCCGGACTTCGCGGCCATCGCCCGCGCGGCCGGGGCCCACGGCATCAGGGTCGAGAAGCCCAAGCACCTGCGCGGCGCCCTGCGCGAGGCCTTCAAGCACAAGGGCCCGGCGCTGGTCGACGTCGTCACCGACCCCAACGCCCTGTCGATCCCGCCGAAGATCAGCGCGGAGATGGTGTCCGGCTTCGCGCTGTCGGCCGGCAAGATCGTCCTGGACGGCGGCGTCGGCCGGATGCTGCAGATGGCCCGCTCCAACTTGCGGAACGTGCCCCGGATCTGA
- a CDS encoding protein phosphatase 2C domain-containing protein, with product MNQQGAARSHEDDWWRQLYGGEGAGEGAPAPGAVGDAGPSDAVDTLDERVASALRALGAPRRGGTTPRKPPAPPPPPDSGKAEPPPRKPPGRAAPSPPVPSPPIPLRSTGPGTRGTSADRPSRDRRSAPGPSPDRRAADRPSPEAEPTKPTEPTHQTEPTKPADSARPAGPARSAHPAPPAEPGELPVADPAVLDDPVPDTTLDGSCYGALTLRAASQRGEGARVRGEVRRDALLTTRFGAGRHALILVAVATGRPSAGGAHRAARDARDACTWIGGAIGRSYTRLAEDIKAERRDALKSGLQRLTDRSYGKLRGRAPERDAPAERSRDVPARWQPAALRCLLVPADPDCRTRVFFGVGAGGLFLLRDGAWQDLEPAVTDHDSGTTAGAGSGLPRPAPEPAHDPYAPAEGPERPEPFLFRTAFARPGDTLLLCSAGLAEPLRDEAALAARLAERWSAAEPPGLVEFLAASQLRAEGHAMDRTAVGVWES from the coding sequence ATGAATCAGCAGGGAGCCGCGCGGAGCCACGAAGACGACTGGTGGCGGCAGTTGTACGGCGGCGAGGGCGCGGGAGAGGGCGCCCCGGCACCCGGCGCGGTGGGCGATGCCGGGCCGTCCGACGCCGTGGACACCCTCGACGAACGGGTCGCGTCGGCGCTGCGGGCGCTGGGAGCGCCGCGGAGGGGCGGTACGACACCGCGGAAGCCCCCGGCTCCGCCCCCACCCCCGGATTCCGGTAAGGCCGAGCCGCCGCCGCGAAAGCCACCGGGCAGGGCCGCGCCCTCCCCACCCGTGCCGTCCCCACCGATCCCGCTCCGGTCCACCGGTCCCGGGACGCGCGGGACCTCCGCCGATCGCCCGTCACGGGACCGCCGCTCGGCCCCCGGCCCGTCTCCCGACCGTCGAGCCGCGGACCGTCCCTCCCCCGAGGCCGAGCCCACCAAGCCGACCGAGCCCACCCACCAGACCGAGCCCACCAAGCCGGCCGACTCTGCCCGGCCGGCCGGCCCCGCCCGGTCCGCCCACCCCGCCCCACCCGCCGAGCCGGGGGAACTGCCCGTAGCCGACCCGGCGGTTCTCGACGATCCGGTGCCCGACACCACCCTCGACGGCTCTTGCTACGGCGCGCTGACCCTGCGGGCCGCCTCGCAGCGCGGTGAGGGCGCCCGCGTGCGTGGTGAGGTACGCCGTGACGCGCTGCTCACCACCCGCTTCGGGGCGGGCCGGCACGCGCTGATCCTGGTGGCCGTCGCCACCGGCAGGCCGTCCGCCGGGGGCGCCCACCGTGCCGCCCGGGACGCCCGGGACGCCTGCACCTGGATCGGTGGCGCGATCGGCCGCAGCTACACCCGACTGGCGGAGGACATCAAGGCGGAGCGTCGCGACGCCCTCAAATCCGGGCTGCAGCGGCTCACCGACCGCAGCTACGGCAAACTCCGCGGCCGGGCGCCCGAGCGGGACGCCCCGGCGGAGCGGTCCCGGGACGTTCCCGCGCGGTGGCAGCCGGCCGCGCTGCGCTGCCTGCTGGTGCCCGCCGACCCGGACTGCCGTACCCGGGTGTTCTTCGGCGTCGGCGCGGGCGGTCTCTTCCTGCTGCGCGACGGGGCCTGGCAGGACCTGGAGCCCGCCGTGACGGACCACGACTCCGGCACGACGGCGGGCGCCGGCAGCGGACTGCCGCGTCCCGCCCCGGAGCCGGCGCACGACCCGTACGCGCCGGCCGAGGGCCCGGAGCGGCCCGAGCCGTTCCTCTTCCGCACGGCGTTCGCCCGTCCGGGGGACACGCTGCTGCTGTGCAGCGCGGGTCTCGCCGAGCCGCTGCGGGACGAGGCCGCGCTCGCCGCCCGGCTGGCCGAGCGGTGGTCCGCCGCCGAGCCGCCGGGTCTGGTGGAGTTCCTCGCCGCCTCGCAACTACGGGCCGAGGGGCACGCGATGGACCGTACGGCCGTCGGGGTGTGGGAGTCGTAG
- a CDS encoding DUF456 domain-containing protein gives MSVWQLVAVGLVMLLGLLGVLVPGIPGPLIVWAAVLWWTLSEKSSLAWVVLMGATAVLLLNQTLKWLLPARNLRAAGAPYRALFLAGVAGIVGFFVIPVIGGPLCAVGGLYLLERVRLGSHGDAWASARTALRAIGLSVLIELFACLLVVGAWTGAVAAG, from the coding sequence ATGAGCGTGTGGCAGTTGGTCGCGGTCGGCCTGGTGATGCTGCTGGGGCTGCTCGGGGTGCTGGTACCGGGCATCCCCGGCCCGCTGATCGTCTGGGCCGCCGTGCTGTGGTGGACGCTGTCCGAGAAGTCCTCCCTCGCCTGGGTGGTGCTCATGGGCGCGACCGCCGTGCTGCTCCTCAACCAGACGCTGAAGTGGCTGCTGCCGGCCCGCAACCTGCGGGCCGCGGGCGCGCCGTACCGGGCGTTGTTCCTGGCGGGCGTGGCCGGCATCGTGGGGTTCTTCGTGATCCCGGTCATCGGAGGACCACTGTGCGCCGTCGGGGGCCTCTACCTGCTGGAACGCGTCCGACTCGGCAGCCACGGCGACGCCTGGGCCTCGGCCCGCACCGCCCTGCGCGCCATCGGCCTGAGCGTCCTGATCGAACTGTTCGCCTGCCTCCTGGTCGTCGGCGCCTGGACGGGCGCGGTGGCAGCGGGCTGA
- the rsgA gene encoding ribosome small subunit-dependent GTPase A encodes MLDLDFSAAHPLTAYGWDDGFAESFTPHAGRGIVPGRIVRVDRGRVDAVVADGSGEGAGVRTVLADTALVATSDPMRVPCTGDWAAIDLENGLTGSHLDGVVRALLPRRTAFLRSTSSKRSEGQILAANVDHAVIAVSLADALDLGRIERFVSLAWESGAQPLVVLTKADLAGGPDTLAHLVADAETAAPGVQVLTVSSMTGEGVEVVTAVLAGGTSVLLGQSGAGKSTLANALLGEELQRVQAIRDRDGKGRHTTTTRDLRALPGGGVLIDTPGLRGVGMWDAGTGLSRTFSDVESLAEECRFHDCAHQAEPGCAVQEALETGELPLRRLESYRKLLRENQRIVAKTDARLRAEIRRDWKQKQALGRHMMERKRGPQR; translated from the coding sequence TTGTTGGACCTCGATTTCTCTGCTGCGCACCCGCTGACCGCCTACGGCTGGGACGACGGGTTCGCGGAAAGCTTCACCCCCCACGCCGGGCGGGGGATCGTGCCCGGCCGTATCGTCCGCGTGGACCGCGGGCGGGTGGACGCCGTCGTCGCCGACGGCTCCGGCGAGGGCGCGGGCGTCCGGACCGTACTGGCGGACACCGCGCTGGTCGCCACGAGCGACCCGATGCGGGTGCCGTGCACCGGGGACTGGGCCGCGATCGACCTGGAGAACGGCCTGACCGGCAGCCATCTCGACGGCGTGGTACGGGCGTTGCTGCCCCGGCGTACGGCGTTCTTGCGGTCCACCTCCTCCAAGCGCTCCGAGGGACAGATCCTCGCGGCGAACGTCGACCACGCGGTGATCGCGGTGTCGCTGGCCGATGCGCTGGACCTCGGACGTATCGAGCGGTTCGTCTCGCTGGCCTGGGAGAGCGGGGCACAGCCGCTGGTGGTGCTGACCAAGGCCGACCTGGCCGGGGGACCGGACACCCTGGCGCATCTCGTCGCGGACGCGGAGACCGCGGCACCGGGCGTGCAGGTGCTGACGGTCAGTTCGATGACCGGCGAGGGGGTGGAAGTGGTCACCGCCGTGCTCGCGGGCGGCACCTCCGTCCTGCTGGGGCAGTCCGGCGCGGGCAAGTCCACGCTGGCCAACGCCCTGCTCGGCGAGGAACTGCAGCGGGTGCAGGCCATCCGCGACCGGGACGGCAAGGGCCGGCACACCACGACCACCCGCGACCTGCGGGCGCTCCCCGGCGGCGGGGTGCTGATCGATACGCCGGGGCTGCGCGGCGTCGGCATGTGGGACGCGGGAACCGGGCTGTCCCGGACGTTCTCGGACGTCGAGTCGCTGGCCGAGGAGTGCCGCTTCCACGACTGCGCACACCAGGCCGAACCCGGCTGCGCGGTCCAAGAGGCCCTAGAGACCGGGGAGTTGCCCCTGCGACGGCTGGAGAGCTACCGCAAGCTCCTACGGGAGAACCAACGCATCGTGGCGAAGACCGACGCCCGGCTGCGCGCCGAGATCCGCCGCGACTGGAAGCAGAAGCAGGCACTGGGCCGCCACATGATGGAGCGGAAGCGGGGGCCGCAGCGGTGA
- the tsaD gene encoding tRNA (adenosine(37)-N6)-threonylcarbamoyltransferase complex transferase subunit TsaD, whose amino-acid sequence MRGTPVVLGIESSCDETGAGLVRDGRLLGHAVASSMDEHARFGGVVPEIAARAHVHAFTPVVHRALAEAGLRMSDIGAVAVTTGPGLSGALQVGLAGAKSLAYALDVPLYGVHHLAGHVAADTLAHGPLPDPCVVLIVSGGHTSLLLVRDLARDRIVHLGDTLDDAAGECFDKAARVFGLPYPGGPAIDRTAREGDVRAVRFPRPLTGPHDDPYGFSFSGLKTAAARWAERHRGRELPVADGAAALQEAVADVLTRKAVAACADHGVSTLVVVGGVAANSRVRSLAEERCAAAGITLRVPPLRLCTDNGAMIAAIGDLLARAGAAPAPLDVSIDPSAPLEYAALHPTGRTAGAAGRTAA is encoded by the coding sequence ATGCGTGGAACACCCGTCGTGCTGGGCATCGAGTCGTCCTGTGACGAGACGGGCGCCGGCCTGGTCCGGGACGGCCGGCTGCTGGGGCATGCCGTGGCGTCGAGCATGGACGAGCACGCCCGGTTCGGGGGAGTGGTGCCGGAGATCGCGGCCCGCGCCCATGTCCACGCCTTCACCCCGGTCGTGCACCGGGCCCTGGCCGAGGCCGGGCTGCGGATGTCCGACATCGGGGCGGTCGCGGTGACCACCGGGCCGGGGCTCTCCGGCGCGCTCCAGGTCGGGCTGGCCGGCGCGAAGAGCCTGGCGTACGCGCTGGACGTGCCGCTCTACGGCGTGCACCACCTGGCCGGCCATGTCGCCGCCGACACCCTCGCGCACGGCCCGCTGCCCGACCCCTGCGTGGTGCTGATCGTCTCCGGCGGCCACACGTCGCTGCTGCTCGTCCGCGACCTGGCCCGGGACCGCATCGTGCACCTCGGCGACACCCTCGACGACGCCGCCGGCGAATGCTTCGACAAGGCCGCCCGGGTCTTCGGTCTGCCGTATCCCGGGGGACCGGCCATCGACCGGACGGCGCGCGAGGGCGACGTACGCGCCGTCCGCTTTCCCCGCCCCCTGACCGGACCGCACGACGACCCCTACGGCTTCTCCTTCTCGGGGCTGAAGACCGCCGCCGCACGCTGGGCGGAGCGGCACCGCGGCCGGGAGCTGCCGGTGGCGGACGGGGCGGCCGCCCTGCAGGAGGCGGTCGCCGACGTCCTGACCCGCAAGGCGGTCGCCGCCTGCGCCGACCACGGCGTCAGCACCCTCGTCGTGGTCGGCGGAGTCGCCGCCAACTCCCGGGTCCGGAGCCTGGCGGAGGAACGGTGCGCCGCCGCGGGGATCACCCTGCGGGTGCCGCCGCTGCGGCTGTGCACCGACAACGGGGCGATGATCGCCGCCATCGGAGACCTCCTGGCCCGCGCGGGTGCCGCCCCGGCCCCCCTGGACGTCTCCATCGACCCGTCCGCACCCCTGGAGTACGCCGCCCTGCACCCGACGGGGCGCACGGCCGGGGCGGCGGGGCGAACGGCGGCGTAG
- a CDS encoding DinB family protein has protein sequence MHATPDGRPIPPLQADERATLEGWLDFHRATLALKCAGLEDRQARLAPVAPSGMTLLGLVQHLAEVERNWFQRVFAGQDVPPVHEADNPDGFTLTPDRGLGQALAGWQAEVARSRELTAGAALDATGKLSEQEAGQAGGQGVSLRWILVHMIEEYARHNGHADLLREAIDGATGA, from the coding sequence ATGCATGCCACACCGGACGGGCGGCCGATTCCGCCCCTGCAGGCCGATGAACGCGCCACGCTGGAAGGCTGGTTGGACTTCCACCGCGCCACACTCGCGCTGAAGTGCGCGGGCCTGGAAGACCGTCAGGCCCGCCTCGCCCCGGTGGCGCCGTCCGGGATGACGCTGCTGGGCCTCGTCCAGCACCTGGCGGAGGTCGAACGCAACTGGTTCCAGAGGGTGTTCGCCGGCCAGGATGTCCCGCCGGTCCACGAGGCGGACAACCCGGACGGCTTCACGCTCACCCCCGACCGCGGGCTGGGCCAGGCCCTGGCCGGCTGGCAGGCCGAAGTCGCCCGCAGTCGCGAACTGACCGCCGGCGCCGCGCTCGACGCCACCGGCAAGCTCTCGGAGCAGGAGGCCGGCCAGGCCGGCGGTCAGGGCGTCTCGCTGCGCTGGATCCTGGTCCACATGATCGAGGAGTACGCACGCCACAACGGTCACGCGGACCTGCTCAGGGAGGCCATCGACGGCGCCACGGGGGCATGA